One stretch of Rhodanobacteraceae bacterium DNA includes these proteins:
- a CDS encoding CocE/NonD family hydrolase, whose translation MAGAQTPGTEPDLTDVAAANAIVTLEAPSDRAEAIRAGYTKYEYRIPMRDGVRLFTAVYVPNDASKAKTYPLLMVRTPYSVAPYGLDRYKATLGPTEDYEKEGFIFVFQDVRGQHMSEGEFVNMRPHRPNKAGTETDESSDSYDTIEWLLQHVAHHNGKVGQWGISYPGFYTSMAAIDSHPALKAVSPQAPIADWWRGDDMHRHGAFNLQLAYAFFSGFGKPRPAPTDDESWERFDFGTPDAWQYFLELGPLSNVPGRFKQPVAFWSDIVAHPDYDEFWKARSILPHLRNVGAATLVVGGWYDTEDLYGPLQTYAAIERLNPKSRNTLVMGPWPHGGWARGKGDRLGDAEFGFNTAEYFQPLALAFFKQHLKGAEDAGLPEALVFETGANRWRRFEQWPPAAAQARRLYFHAEGRLDWNPPTSDGADDYPSDPAKPVPYTQEISQRWSRDYMAEDQRFAARRPDVLVYQTAPLEQDLTLAGPLHADLWFSTSATDADVVIKLIDVSPGEPRGWDENDFESGRKNRGGQQTLVRGEPFRGRYRESYERPLPFTPDLATPVNFAINDVFHTFQRGHRIMIQVQSSWFPFIDRNPQTFVPNIFEAKAEDFVRATHRIHRSPEQASSVEVRVLPAADAAVD comes from the coding sequence ATGGCCGGTGCGCAGACACCCGGTACCGAGCCTGATCTCACCGACGTCGCCGCGGCGAACGCCATAGTCACGCTCGAAGCCCCGAGCGATCGCGCCGAGGCCATCCGCGCCGGCTACACCAAGTATGAGTACCGCATTCCGATGCGCGATGGCGTGCGCCTGTTCACTGCGGTTTATGTGCCCAACGATGCCAGCAAGGCCAAGACCTATCCGCTGCTGATGGTGCGCACGCCGTACTCGGTGGCACCCTACGGGCTTGATCGCTACAAGGCCACGCTCGGGCCCACCGAGGACTACGAGAAGGAGGGCTTCATCTTTGTCTTCCAGGATGTGCGTGGCCAGCACATGAGCGAGGGCGAATTCGTCAACATGCGCCCGCATCGCCCGAACAAGGCCGGCACCGAGACCGATGAATCCAGCGACAGCTACGACACCATCGAGTGGTTGTTGCAGCACGTGGCCCATCACAATGGCAAGGTCGGCCAGTGGGGCATCTCCTATCCCGGCTTCTACACCTCGATGGCGGCGATCGACAGCCATCCGGCGCTGAAAGCCGTGTCGCCGCAAGCACCGATCGCCGACTGGTGGCGCGGCGACGACATGCATCGCCACGGCGCCTTCAATCTGCAACTCGCCTATGCCTTCTTCTCCGGCTTCGGCAAACCGCGCCCCGCACCCACCGACGATGAATCCTGGGAGCGTTTCGATTTCGGTACGCCGGATGCCTGGCAGTACTTCCTTGAGCTTGGACCGCTGTCGAATGTCCCCGGACGGTTCAAGCAACCGGTGGCCTTCTGGAGCGATATCGTCGCTCACCCGGACTACGATGAATTCTGGAAAGCGCGCAGCATCCTGCCGCATCTGAGAAATGTCGGCGCAGCCACGCTGGTAGTTGGCGGCTGGTACGACACCGAAGATCTCTATGGCCCACTGCAGACCTACGCCGCCATCGAGCGTCTGAATCCCAAATCGCGCAACACGCTGGTGATGGGCCCCTGGCCGCATGGCGGCTGGGCGCGTGGCAAGGGCGATCGCCTGGGCGATGCCGAATTCGGCTTCAACACCGCTGAGTATTTCCAGCCGCTGGCACTGGCCTTCTTCAAGCAGCATCTCAAGGGCGCCGAGGACGCTGGACTGCCCGAGGCGCTGGTGTTCGAAACCGGAGCCAACCGCTGGCGCCGCTTCGAGCAATGGCCCCCGGCCGCAGCGCAAGCGCGTCGTCTGTATTTCCATGCCGAGGGCCGACTCGACTGGAATCCGCCCACCAGCGATGGTGCCGATGACTACCCCAGCGACCCGGCCAAACCGGTGCCCTACACCCAGGAGATCAGCCAGCGCTGGAGCCGCGACTACATGGCCGAGGATCAGCGTTTTGCCGCCCGCCGTCCCGATGTGCTGGTCTACCAGACCGCGCCGCTGGAACAGGATCTGACGCTGGCCGGCCCGCTGCACGCCGATCTCTGGTTCAGCACCAGCGCCACCGACGCGGACGTGGTGATCAAGTTGATCGATGTGTCACCCGGCGAGCCGCGTGGCTGGGACGAGAACGATTTCGAATCCGGCCGCAAGAACCGCGGCGGCCAGCAGACGCTGGTGCGCGGCGAACCCTTCCGCGGCCGTTACCGCGAATCCTACGAACGGCCGCTGCCATTCACGCCAGACCTCGCCACCCCGGTGAACTTCGCCATCAACGACGTCTTCCATACCTTTCAGCGCGGGCATCGCATCATGATCCAGGTGCAATCGAGCTGGTTTCCCTTCATCGACCGCAACCCGCAGACCTTTGTGCCGAACATCTTCGAAGCCAAAGCGGAAGACTTCGTGCGCGCCACCCACCGGATCCATCGCTCGCCGGAGCAGGCCAGCAGTGTCGAAGTGCGGGTATTGCCGGCAGCGGATGCGGCAGTCGATTGA